Proteins from one Pontibacter korlensis genomic window:
- a CDS encoding DUF4129 domain-containing protein, giving the protein MRESFKHFYTLFLTLCLLLCCGTVASAVPQDSIPEANKPVVVRQPDTALLEKMRADKEFQYYEEVPTGETFWERLKYRIQQWLREVLYKGQASGFWEVLLYLLIAAAIVLIVIKMQHVDVGSLLGKKASNTETPYDVFEENIHELDLKALIAEAVEQHDYRKAVRLHYLQSLKHLTDMGLIQWKPGKTNRSYIAEIQDDGVRREFEQLTGMFEYVWYGGAALGDGLFSSARAEFTQFDNLVKQHA; this is encoded by the coding sequence ATGAGGGAGAGTTTTAAGCACTTTTACACTTTATTTCTTACCCTCTGCCTGCTGTTGTGTTGCGGTACCGTAGCAAGTGCGGTACCGCAGGATAGTATACCAGAAGCTAACAAACCTGTTGTAGTACGACAGCCTGACACTGCATTGCTGGAAAAAATGCGTGCTGACAAGGAGTTCCAGTACTATGAGGAAGTGCCTACAGGCGAGACATTTTGGGAGCGCCTGAAGTACCGCATTCAGCAATGGCTGCGTGAAGTGCTGTACAAGGGGCAGGCAAGCGGCTTCTGGGAAGTACTACTCTACCTGCTTATTGCCGCAGCTATTGTGCTTATCGTCATCAAAATGCAGCATGTGGATGTAGGCAGCCTGCTTGGCAAGAAAGCCAGCAACACCGAGACGCCTTATGATGTATTCGAGGAGAACATCCACGAGCTTGACCTGAAAGCCCTGATTGCCGAGGCAGTGGAGCAGCACGATTACCGTAAAGCCGTACGCCTGCACTACCTGCAAAGCCTGAAGCACCTGACGGATATGGGGCTTATCCAGTGGAAGCCGGGAAAAACAAACAGAAGCTATATTGCCGAGATTCAGGATGATGGGGTACGGCGCGAGTTTGAGCAGCTCACAGGTATGTTTGAGTACGTGTGGTATGGTGGTGCAGCGCTCGGAGACGGGTTGTTTTCCTCCGCCCGTGCAGAGTTTACCCAGTTTGATAACCTTGTAAAGCAGCATGCATGA
- a CDS encoding stage II sporulation protein M has translation MREAAFIRKNKLKWKSYQTQKPSSPDELADRFIELTDDLAYARTFYPESDSTAYLNNLAGHTHQAIYKNKKETQNRFVHFWKYELPYLFRQHHRQLFYAFLIFAVAAGIGALSAALDDTFVRLILGDRYVNMTLENIRNGDPMAVYKGHGEAEMFLFITFNNIKVSFLAFVLGVFFSVGTFWVMFQNGVMLGAFQYFFYKQGLLVTSMLTIWIHGTLEISAIVIAGCAGFVMGNSLLFPKTYSRLHSFKQGARQGLKIVVGLVPIFITAGFLEGFVTRHTEMPVALSLFIILASAAFIVYYFIIYPRSLHSNHVTDQPEN, from the coding sequence GTGCGCGAGGCAGCCTTTATCCGGAAAAACAAACTTAAGTGGAAGTCTTACCAAACTCAGAAACCCTCCAGCCCCGACGAGCTGGCCGACAGGTTTATTGAGCTGACAGACGACCTGGCCTATGCCCGCACGTTTTACCCTGAGTCCGACTCTACGGCTTACCTGAACAACCTGGCTGGCCACACCCATCAAGCCATCTATAAAAACAAAAAAGAGACGCAAAACCGCTTTGTACATTTCTGGAAGTATGAGTTGCCCTACCTGTTCCGGCAGCACCACCGGCAGCTGTTCTACGCCTTTCTCATATTTGCTGTAGCCGCTGGCATCGGAGCACTCTCCGCAGCCTTAGACGATACATTTGTGCGGCTTATACTCGGTGACAGGTACGTGAATATGACGCTGGAGAACATCCGCAATGGTGATCCCATGGCGGTCTACAAAGGACACGGTGAGGCAGAGATGTTCCTGTTTATCACGTTTAACAACATAAAGGTTTCCTTTTTAGCCTTTGTGCTGGGTGTTTTCTTCTCCGTGGGCACTTTTTGGGTGATGTTCCAGAACGGGGTGATGCTGGGAGCTTTCCAGTACTTTTTCTACAAGCAAGGTCTGCTGGTAACCTCCATGCTTACTATCTGGATTCATGGCACACTGGAGATTTCTGCCATCGTGATTGCTGGTTGCGCAGGATTCGTGATGGGAAATAGCCTACTCTTCCCTAAGACCTACTCGCGCCTGCACTCCTTTAAACAAGGGGCACGACAGGGGCTCAAGATTGTAGTTGGCCTGGTACCCATTTTCATTACGGCAGGCTTTCTGGAAGGCTTTGTTACCCGCCATACCGAAATGCCAGTTGCCCTGAGTTTGTTCATCATACTCGCTTCCGCAGCATTTATTGTTTACTACTTTATAATCTACCCACGTTCACTGCACAGTAATCATGTTACAGACCAGCCAGAAAATTAA
- a CDS encoding RDD family protein — MNTVKIRTTQNVEVEYLLASVGDRIVAHLIDLAVYFLWTVMCVLVLQGLQIGNNIVEFILVGLPLIFYQLVCEIFLNGQSIGKMARDIKVIKLSGESPSIGDYLLRWVFRLVDTGISQGMLAVITVAVSNRGQRLGDMAAGTCVIRTHAVRKKETMMVNTEEGYQVRFPEVHLLTDQDVALIRKLLYKAEKYNNYELLEKMAARVQEITGIKAGELSEWEFLQTVVKDYHHYTHGDVVV; from the coding sequence ATGAATACTGTTAAAATCCGAACCACGCAGAATGTTGAGGTAGAGTATCTGCTGGCAAGCGTGGGTGATCGTATTGTGGCCCACCTGATTGACCTGGCAGTTTATTTCTTGTGGACAGTAATGTGTGTGTTGGTGCTGCAGGGGCTGCAGATCGGGAATAATATTGTAGAATTTATACTTGTAGGGCTTCCCCTAATATTCTACCAACTGGTGTGCGAGATCTTCCTGAACGGGCAGAGTATAGGCAAAATGGCCCGCGATATCAAAGTAATCAAATTATCTGGCGAGTCACCGTCTATCGGTGACTACCTCTTGCGCTGGGTTTTCCGATTAGTTGATACAGGTATCTCACAGGGGATGCTAGCAGTGATTACGGTTGCTGTTAGTAACAGGGGCCAACGCCTTGGCGACATGGCAGCCGGTACCTGCGTTATCCGCACCCATGCTGTGCGTAAGAAGGAGACCATGATGGTAAACACAGAAGAAGGGTACCAGGTACGCTTTCCGGAGGTGCACCTGCTGACAGACCAGGATGTGGCCTTGATCCGCAAGCTGCTGTACAAAGCAGAAAAGTATAACAACTATGAGCTTCTGGAGAAAATGGCTGCACGTGTGCAGGAAATTACGGGCATAAAAGCTGGTGAGCTATCGGAGTGGGAGTTTCTGCAGACGGTGGTAAAGGATTACCATCACTACACGCATGGTGACGTGGTGGTGTAG